A window of Miscanthus floridulus cultivar M001 chromosome 12, ASM1932011v1, whole genome shotgun sequence genomic DNA:
CTTGCAAAAGACATTTGGCATCGTCGCCTCGGCCATCACAGCGCCAAAGTTCTCTCTCAATTGAAGTCAGCCAACGCCATCTCTGTCGCCCCAAATAAAACACCTGCCACTCCTTGTCATGAGTGTCAGTTAGGAAAACATTTTCGTTTGCCGTTTTCTACATCTTTAACGCGCACTCAGCGCCCTTTTGAGATTATTCATTGTGATTTGTGGACTTCTCCGGTTCCCAGTGTGTCTGGCAATAAATATTATTTGGCGTGTTTAGATGATTTCACTCATTATCTCTGGACATTTCCCTTGAAACTGAAATCTGACACTTTTTCCAGTATTCGCGATTTTCACACCTACGTGTTAACACATTTTCAGTGTCGTATCAGTTTCGTCCAATGCGATAATGGTCGTGAATTTGATAACCACGCTGCTCGCTCATTTTTTTCTTTCCCAGGGAATTCGGTTCCGACTCTCTTGCCCGCACACTTCACCACAAAATGGAAAAGCTGAGCGTGTCATCCACTCAATCAACAATATTCTTCGAACATTGTTGATTCAAGCCGGTCTTCCTCCCGCCTTCTGGGCCGATGCCTTACACACAGCCACCCACCTCTTTAACCTCCACCCCACAAAAGTCCTCAAAAATCTCACTCCACACCAGGCTTTGTTCGACTCCAAGCCGTCCTATTCCCACCTCCGGGCTTTTGGATGTCGCTGCTATCCCAACCTATCGGCTACCACTCCTCACAAACTTGCGCCACGATCCACCGAGTGCATCTTTCTCGGCTACCCCTCCGATCACAAGGGCTACCATTGTCTTGATCTCAAGTCTAACAAAATTATCACGTCCCGGCATGTCGTGTTCGACGAGCTCACATTTCCTTATGCCGCTCGTACTAGCACCCTTGCCTCTTCGTATTCGTTTTTGGATGACTTTGCAGATGATGATACGGTGCTCCCTAGTGCTCCTGCGCCTCTGCCCGGCGTGCTCGGCTCACTGCCGGTAGGAGGATCTGCCCCATCGCCCGGCACACCTGGATCCACGGCGCCGCACGGGCCTGCCCCGTCGCCTGATGCGACCGAACCGGCGCCATCCTCGTCGCAAGCTGCTGCAAGAGTGCCGGCGTCGCTGACCGGGCCAGCCCCGATGCACGGCGCGCCCGGTTCAACGTCAACGTCGCACGCCACGTGCGGCCCCTCCACGCACGGCGCTGCTAGTGCGGGCACCTCTTCATCGGCGCCGCACGACTACAGCACCAGGCCGCCTATAACAGCTGTCTATACTCGCCGTCCACGTCCTGTGGAACTCTCCATCGAACAGCGCGATCCCGCGCCGGCACCACCTGCTCCTCAGCAGGCCTCTCGTTCTTTCTCTGGCAATCAGTAGCAACTGGTCTATTCATCAACTGGATGTGAAGAATGCCTTCTTAAATGGTACTCTAGAAGAGACAGTTTACTCTCAGCAGCCATCCGGGTTCATTGATCCATCCTTTCCACAACATGTTTGCAAGTTGAACAAGTCACTGTATGGACTTAAACAAGCCCCACGCGCTTGGTATACTCGCTTCCAGTCTTTCATACTCTCTACTGGATTTTGCAGTTCCAGATGTGACACCTCCTTGTTCATCCGCAAGTCTGGCAATGACATTGCGTACTTGCTActgtatgtggacgacatcattCTGACGGCCTCCTCCTCGGCACTGCTTCAGCAGATCATTGCCTCCCTTCAACAGGAATTTGCTATGTCCGATCTTGGTGAACTTCAATATTTCCTTGGCGTCACTGCATCCCGGAATACCTCTGGTTTGCTGTTGACTCAAGATAAGTATGCCTTGGAGCTTCTTACCCGTGCCAAGATGCAGCACTGTAACCCCTGTGCCACTCCCATTGAAGTGAGCCCCAAGCTACCTGCAGAGGCGGGTCCTCCAGTCGCCGACGCCTCCCTCTATCGCAGTCTAGCTGGTGGTCTTCAGTACCTTACTCTTACACGGCCTGACATCGCTCACGCCGTCCAACAGATCTGCCTGCATATGCACGATCCGAGGGAGGAACACTTCTCTCTTCTGAAGTGCATTCTTCGCTACATCAAAGGCACTATCAAGTATGGTCTTCAGATCACTCGCAGCTCCTCTCATGATCTGCTCCTTTACTCCGATGCGGACTGGGCGGGCTGCCCCGATACTAGGCGCTCTACCTCCGGGTTCTGTGCCTTTATTGGTGATAATCTGGTGTCCTGGTCTTCCAAACGGCAACAGACAGTCTCTCGTTCGAGCGCTGAAGCTTAATATCGCGGTGTTGCTAATGCTGTGGCCGAAGCATGTTGGCTCCGCCAGCTTCTTGCTGAACTTCATCGCCCGTTGTCTAAGGCTACGGTGGTTTACTGCGACAACATTAGTGTTGtatacctctccaccaacccggttcaacatCAGCGCACCAAGCACGTGGAAATTGATTTGCACTTTGTGCGTGATCGTGTTGCTCTCGGGGAAGTTCATGTTCTACATGTTCCAACAACACTTCAATATGCGGACATCTTCACAAAAGGACTGCCTACTGCTGTCTTCCAGTCCTTCCGATCCAGCCTCAACGTCCGATCCTCTCCCGGTTGATACTGCGGGGGGCTGTTGGAATATTGTTACACATGTATGGTAGGCTTGTATAGTTACGGTTGTTACGGTTACACATGCATGGTAGGCCTATATAATAAGCTATTATTGGTGTCTATCACCTCCTGTAATTCAGCCCATTGGCTTATATATAATGGCGGCCCTGCCTGTTGCCCAGTGTGGCCTTTGCCCCCAATCTGATCTTCCCACTCTAACACCCCACAAAAAGCAATCAGCCAAATCCTTCACGATTCAGGGAATTTACAGCAAGCTTTTATTTTTGCTTCAATATAAATTGGAGCAAAAGATTTCTCTAAAAAAAAATAAACTATTTCACCATGCAAATACCAAATGTTCCATTTTAGATAATAAAGGAATGCAATTCACGTTATGGCCCAGAATGAAGTATTATTTTCTGTTCAAGGTCATTTCATCATGTTTGGATCTCAGAAAAGGAGATTCAAGATAGTAACACATAAGAATGAAGAATATTTACTTGTAAAACAAGCATATCTTCCTCGCTTTCTATTTTCACAACCACTTTAACTTGCCCACACCGCTCCCACCTGCAAAACATGGAAAACAGAGAGCCAAGGAAATTTGGCAAATGTTTTCTTATCTCAGTGGAATATGAAGTCGAACGTTTGGAAGAAgcttcaaagttcaaacaacACAAGGAATTGTTTTGGAATAATACCTTCTTAGTGATTTCGGAGCTCTCTGTTGGAGTTTTTTGAATAGCCCAAGAGTTGCATGactaaaaaaacagaaaaaaaaaggaaGGCAACATTTCAATCAATACTGATACTAAAAAAACACAGAAAAGCATATGCAAGTATGATAACTATTTCACTGCTGAAGGTAACAACTGAAGTGCTGGAGGCAAAGATCAGCATCAATTTCTTAGCCTGGTAATTCAATTCATTAAAGCTAAAATGTTCACATGTTTCATGGCCAAAGTAAATGCAACATCATATATGCCCTAAGACTTAGTTAAAGCCAGACAGCTTTTGCGAGGATAATGTGGCTGATAACACTGATAATGCATCACAGATATTAGCAGTACTCCCATGGCAACTGATGTTGCATGGCTGTCTAGCCAAATATTGCTGACTAAAAAATTATATTGGTTCATTTCTGTTTTGTGGAAGCCATCAAAACTTTGGATGCACCGTAAGTCCTACTGTGTGAAGCAACCAAGATAAAAGGTAGCACTGATTTTGCCATCCAAACACAGTTGATAAAATTATATTTGATAGGAGAGGCAGCTGGTATGGCTATTATCTTAAAAACTATGATGTTTCAGCCAAACAAACTACAGAATCAGATATAACCTATATGAGTCAGCCAACCTATCTAGTAATATAACTAAATAATCCCCATCTCTTCATCTATCTGCTGACTTTGTAGAGCGAATAAATCAAGACAATATTATGCACTTCTATGGATTATACTGCAACTTAAATACACCAAACAGCAGGAACAAAATGCTACTATTTAATTCAGAACAATGAGTAACTGCCAGCATAGAAAGAACAAAGAGACTGGCACCACATATCAAACAAACATGATCCATTTTTTTACTTCTGCACTGATGACGGCAACACCTGTACAAGTTCTAAAGTTTGGTCATTACTAATACAGTCTCCGTTCGTTTGTAGTCCATCAAAGCACATCATAGGCCTAACAGTACCTCTATCGAACAGATATGGATCCTAAAATCTCCCGTGCTAAAGACGAGACAGGCAGTCTTTGGTTCAAAGGCATAGCAATCAATTTAAAACTTTTGGTAACCACATGGTATACAAACTAGCCAAACATTCAGGGTAACTAGTGAGGTATGTTCATTTCTCCCAATATATACTCATCTTCAATCATAGGCCTAACACTGATGACGGCAACACCTGTACAAGTTCTAAAGTTTGGTCATTACTAATACAGTCTCCGTTCGTTTGTAGTCCATCAAAGCACATCATAGGCCTAACAGTACCTCTATCGAACAGATATGGATCCTAAAATCTCCCGTGCTAAAGACGAGACAGGCAGTCTTTGGTTCAAAGGCATAGCAATCAATTTAAAACTTTTGGTAACCACATGGTATACAAACTAGCCAAACATTCAGGGTAACTAGTGAGGTATGTTCATTTCTCCCAATATATACTCATCTTCAATCATGGCTTAGTGAAGCGAAGAAAGTCTCACCTGCATTGTGCGGCAATCTTCCCCTTCCCCATCTTCAGATCATTCCTCACTACCAGCACCTACAACCAAAGAAACAACCAACACAACTGAGCATCCCTTAATTCTATCCCTGCCCCAAAACACAGTCCAACACACCAAACTGCTAGATGTCTGAACTAAATCTCCAATACCATTTTGAAATCTTCTATTATCTCAGCAAGGTTCTCGATCTCCAGGGGGCTGGCGGCGGCCTGAGACTGGGACCTATCTGCCTCCCTGGCGGAGTCGGACTTGGTCACCACGTTCCGTGCCCAGTAGAGCAGCCGGAGCCCGGTCCTCTTCTGCCCGCCGCCCGCCCGCTTCGCGGCGCGGCTGCGGCCGGAGTTTTCGTCATCATCTTCCTCCGAGTCATCCTCGGAATCGTCATCGGAGGGGCCCCCGGAACCTggggcggcggcgtggcgcggATGGCGGGCGAGGGCGAGGAGGTAGCCGAGCGCGAAGCAGCCGGCGGCcccggcgacggcggtggcggctgcGGGGAGCGCGGCGGCCGTGGGAAGCGAGAGCACGGAGGCCGACGCGCCCATCGGAATCGCCGTCGCCggtcaccggcggcggcggcagttaagGTCTGTGGCTCTGTTCGTCTCACGATACCGTGGGTTTTTGGGACTGGTATGTCAGGGGGACAAGACTCTGGCCTGCGGGTCCGCTTACGGCCTGTCCGTTCCGCTTTGGCTCGTattaaacgatcataaatttttagtcagaatagtattttttttcacaTAAACCAGTCAACGATACTTCTTTACAAactagcaacgatacgaaccagccaaccgaacaggcttaaTTAGCCAGATATGGGCAGCTATTGCTCAAAAAAGAGTCCAAACCAACAGCGACAGGTCGGTCTCGGCTTGGTACAGCCCCACTCAAAAAAAAAGAGCCTTTCATCTttgtgtcattataaaagatcCAAATTATTTGTGTACGATCGAAAAAACAAAAAGTTGTTTAGTATCCTTGTATGAAATTTTCTTTTCCTACATACCACTTCTGTCACTTTGTCGTCCGATTCTAACAGAGCTGGGTGCCAGTTAGACGTGAAATTATTTTTTTGCCCATCACTCTTTCTACTCAATCCCCACTGGTTCTTCTTTCGCTTGTTGTTCGTTCTCCACTTTAAGCTAAGAGCCAAACCCTAGAGGAGAGGAGGGAGCAGGCGGGTGGGTGTGGAGGAGCAGTCGATGTGCGCGCGGAGGGTAACGAGGGGGGCACGGCCGCTACGGTCGCGCGCGCGAGGGCCGGGCGTAGCTTCACGCGGGCGCCAAGCGTCGACCGATTT
This region includes:
- the LOC136497474 gene encoding probable peptidyl-tRNA hydrolase 2, with protein sequence MGASASVLSLPTAAALPAAATAVAGAAGCFALGYLLALARHPRHAAAPGSGGPSDDDSEDDSEEDDDENSGRSRAAKRAGGGQKRTGLRLLYWARNVVTKSDSAREADRSQSQAAASPLEIENLAEIIEDFKMVLVVRNDLKMGKGKIAAQCSHATLGLFKKLQQRAPKSLRRWERCGQVKVVVKIESEEDMLVLQGRAKSLNLPTHITIDAGRTQIAPNSRTVMAILAFVENHLVSILNLCLHRAVMELYNPQRSPHFH